The Coffea arabica cultivar ET-39 chromosome 2c, Coffea Arabica ET-39 HiFi, whole genome shotgun sequence genome includes the window ATGTACACTTGCATTTTATTCCGTAGTAGAATCGATTAGATAAAATtcatatatctttttttttttttttttgtatcataAAACATATAAAGAAATTTAACCACTCGGATTCACTTCAATGGCAGGAAGTGTCCTCCAAAACCTAGGTCTCACGTTCTAACCCTGGATCTTGCAGTTTGAAGTAGGaggtttaaaattttaaaaatgaaaaaaaagtggtattttttttgaaggaaaaaaagggtATGAAAGCGACTTGGTTGTTCAATATTAGAATCTTAAAACCTTCGCTTATGCTTGCGTGGTTGCAACAGTTTTGCAACGGGTTCCTAAACAGGTTCCtagttttttaaaatatacCTATTTtaccccttaaccctcaattctttctatttagagaataaaacaaatgatttttttgaggtgtcttttgcttaattatatcagggcatTTTGATCATTTCgtccatttccgttaagtttaacggattttGTCAtctttataatttagttcaaaatatgaaGTGTCAtgttgtatgttttgaaaccacggggacttttctgtgtattaggttcATCAATTAGATAGAGCAAAGTAAGTTGATTGTAGTTCTTTCAAGTTAAAAGTTGCTTTGAGATGTACTGTCAGTTTTTATAATATTCCTTagtcttcatttttctttaatttcaaaattattttagcAAAATTCTTCAAGTGGCATTTGAAGTGCTTTTTGAGGTAGCTTTTTTGGTTTTTCAAAACTTTTACAACTAAAAACTTATTTCGAATTTTTAGAATGGATGTTCAATCATTGTTTCCCTAATTAGGTATTTGAAAAAGTAAAGTTGAAGGTAATATTAGACAGGCAATAAGTAGATGAATTAAGATTTTGGGGACTGAACAATTttctcctaaaaaaaaaaaaagaagttgaaGGAAAATGACATGAACATTGTTCATTTTCCTTCaacttcttcttccttttttttttttttttagagaagATTGTTCAGTTAAATCCTTGTTTTAAGTAATGGCTTAAAAATTAAGTCTCTGTTTTCACATATTTACAGAAATATGCTTATCACTATTAGTCGTGGACCATTTTATTAGGCTCTATATTGATTAGTATGGTGCATGAATCTGCATAAAATCCATAATCCAGGCATTTCTTTCATCGACATAATCTAGACTTAGATAGTTTTATTACAAGTTAACATATCCGTCCTGTATAACGTCAAATTttttaatcacataatagtatagtataaatttttaaaaataatgttATGCTAATTAATCCAAGAGGCTTTATTAGTTTATTCAATACCATGCCTTTTTTGGTTCATTCAAAATAAGAGTCGACATAGTAGTAGACTCTAATTCAGGAGAACATATAGAGTGAGAAGTAATTAAtagtaacatttttttttctccctattTTTAACCTTAATTTTTTCAATCACcaagacatatatatatatatatatatatatatatatatatttgtcaaGTACCTCTCAGGTCAGGGGACGAAATTGGATTATCTTCGTGGGTATTCATTGGATTTGTTCGTAGGCCATTGTAGAAACCTAAAAGATGTCAATTTCTTAGGAAAGTTAATTTCTACAGCAatacattttcaagaggagTGGAGTGGTCTAAGGAGTCTAGGACACTTTGTTAGTCCAAATAGGATAATCTTTCAATGTACCCATCAAAACCCACAACTCTATGAATGAAACCAACTCGACTTCTTTAGTTCTTTTTCCACTCCAACACATATAAATAAATCATAAGTGTGTGTTCCACCGGCCATAATAACCTTCCTCCCTGAAAGCCTAGTCTAGTTCAATTTTCCTCTggaaaaaaaatggccaacttGAGTGATGTTGCATGCAGAGTACTCCCTTGCAAGGTTTGGTTTTGGTGCATGTTCTTGGTGGTTATAGCGGGAGGGGAGGATATTTTCCTAGAGTGGCATGTTGCTCTTGATACAACAATTAAACCAATTATTTCAGTCAATAAGCCTGTAAGTAGTATATATATGCTCCAAATTaattcctcttcttttttttgtttgaaccTTTTGTGATTTCGATATAGTGGGCATATCATATGAATTATTATGATGATGAAGCATAGCATAAATATGTCATGTCTGCTTCTAGGTTATTACCATCAACGGCTTGTTTCCGGGACCTCTTCTGAATTCTACCACGAATGATATTGTTCATGTTAATGTTTTCAACCACTTGGACGAACCTTTGCTCATGACATGGTAAACGCTCCTCCTCTTATGCTCTACCCTGAATTTTTCGCTTCTTGTTTATGCTGCAAGATTTGCATGCCATGGCCAAGGCCGAGCTTGCATGCCATGGCCTCGGCCTCGGCCTCCTGTTTAGAAGGCAAACGCCTAATGCTCTACACAGTTCAACACAAACTAGTCTTCTACCATTTATTGCTTACTTATGTATGTATGGGTGGACGTCCCTTTAGATGCATCTAAATTACTCACtctctttttttataactgacgtttaaggttttgcacaccaattaagaaaagtttttcattgtttaaatctatacactactttccttttgtaccctcattaatgGTCCAATTCACTCATATTTTCTCTCATTAGAGTATtaaatggtgctgttttacTAGGCCAAAAGCAAAGAGAGAAGTAATAATTAAtaggagtagtaattaagagCCCTGTATTGgtaaagagagataaaagggtaaaattgtgaaaaaataattaatgctgCATGGGGAAAATAtaacgacagataaaagtacttaagaacaaatttcttaaacgtcagttataaaaaaagggagggagtagaTACGGAGAAATGTTACTTGCATCCCCCGTCCATCCATTTTTGTTAATCACATTCCTACTATCATTCTAATAATTTTGATTagattatatgataaaacaaatgaccgagtgcaaataacaaaaaaaaaatggagtgcGAATAATACTTCTTCTGATCAGAGTGGATAAACAATCTATAACGAGTTgcacaacaaaacaaaaaacttgtactgtactacttttttttttaaacaaattcaAGATTGCCATCAttgtcccaaaattttttttttctggaactTGGACCGTTCTAGTGCTAGTAATAAAATTCAGTAATCAAAGACATGCGGTCCACGTAATTTTCTCAAACTCggtgtatatatataattttttatgcATGCAGGAACGGCATTCAACAACGGCTGAATTCATGGCAAGATGGAGTTTCGGGGACCAACTGTCCAATACAGCCCGGACAAAATTGGACGTACGATTTCCAAATGAAGGATCAGATTGGCAGTTTCTTTTACTTCCCCTCAACGAATTTCCAAAAGGCCGCGGGAGGGTTTGGCCCAATTCGAATCAATAATCGCATTGTAATCAGGGTGCCATTTCCTAAACCCGAGGATGAGTTCGATCTTCTCATTGGCGATTGGTACAATCAAAGCTACAAGGTACTATTAAATGAATATCTCTTATTGTTGGTCTCATTCGTTACCCCATTTATTATGTGGTAGcctcttttttttattaggaatttACAAGTTTGTGTGTTCTTGGCACTTGCTGATGGGCAGGAGGTTAGATCCCAATTGGGCTCTTCGTCGGGCCAACATAATTCTCCCACTTGGATTCTTATCAACGGAAAAGGCCCTTTCGGCAATCCACTTACAGTAGCCCATGAATCGTTCACCGCCTCCCCAGGTGAGACCAATCAGAAGTCtttgcaaatatttttttttcagtccATGTAACAAATTATTAGGAGGAACTTTTGTTTTCTGTCGATACCAAAACTTTTTTCTGTGGGTGTGCAGATTCTCAACCAATTTTGTAAATTTGTTGTAAAAAATTTCCCTGAAGTAATAGTTACTTTTTCAATACAAAGACTTCCAATTTCAAGTTTTTTGACATGGAAGTAACATTTTTGTTCGTTTGGAAATTCTTTTATGCATATATCTCGcttttaaactttatttttcactTGATTTTTTTCCCCTAGGAAAAACATACCGATTTAGGATTTCGAATGTTGGCACAAAATTCAGCTTGAATTTCAGAATCCAGAATCATAAGCTGCTATTAGTGGAAACTGAAGGCTCTTACACCGACCAAATTCTGCTGGACTCTCTTGATGTGCACGTGGGCCAGTCTTACTCTGTTCTCGTCACGATGGACCAAAATGTTGCGGATTACTACATAGTGGCCAGCCCCAAATTGGTAGATGAGTCTAATCAGGCCTCGCTCGTGGCTGTTGGAGCTCTGCATTATAACGGCTCCAATACACCTCCAAATGGGCCCCTTCCAAAAGGTCTTGATCCCTTTGACATTTTGTCGTCCATGCACCAAGCAAAACAGATCAGGTAAAATTTTAgtatattttctaaaataaaccCAAATTTGCCAAAGACACCGTGTAAAGAGTAAATTGTATATGCAGAATCAGTGTGTATACTCTCATGATTGGATGGATGATGCACAAGCAAATTTtgtatttcaaattcaaattttgcacatatgtcatatatctaatggtgatggtgtatacactgacaacgtatataagattaattctaTCTATATTGTGTTTTCAGCTTCCTTTAATCTCTCTATTTAATGGACTTGACAGCTAACGTGTGTATGCGTAATGCATTGAATATATTCTATTTAACACattggatatatatataatatatatttatattggAAAATAAGTGGAAATTTCCGCTATAGCGGGGCAAAGAATATTGTGTTATCGCAAAtatttgaccccaaaaaaaatagagtaTTTTATTTCTGCTGCTTTTGAGTAATAGCAAGATTCAACCGAATATCATAAAAAAAGTATCGTACTTACACAATCAATTCATGTATATAGGTGGAATTTGACAGCAGGAGCTGCAAGGCCTAACAGTCAAGGCTCATTCAACATATCTAAAGCCACAATATCCCAAAACTTCAATCTTCATGGAGGACTAGCTGCAGAGTTTAATGGCATTCTTGGCTACACAGTAAATAATGTGTCATATCTCACTCCAGACACTCCTCTGAAACTAGCTGATTATGCTCTAAATGGTTCTGGTGTTTATTCTCTTGATAAATATCCTGCCAACTACACCTTTCCCCTCACTGTTAAGGGAACATTTGTGGTTAGTGGGATTCACAAAGCATATGCTGAAATTGTATTTGTCAATAATCATGAAGCAATAGACTCTTGGCACCTGGATGGATTTGGATTCTGGGCTGTTGGGTAAgatttagtaattttttatcTGATTCATTCGTCATGATTATATATAGCTACAAAGCATGATTAGTTTATTTAAGTTACATTGTTGAAAGACCTCTTGTCCCGATCTCTAGGTATGGAAATGGAAGCTGGACTCCACAATCGCGTACTGAATATAACATTATCAATCCAGTAGTTCGTTCTACAGTTCAGGTgagtttttcttaaaaacacaaacaaaaacaTCGTATTATTACACATCTCATAATATTATGAAAACTAATCAACTGGTGATTATGAGCAGGTATACCCTAAAGGATGGACATCAGTTTATGCGTATTTAGATAATCCAGGGATGTGGAACTTGAGGTCGCAGATTTTGGAATATTGGTATTTAGGACAAGAGCTCTATATTAGAGTGTATGACCCTGATCCCAATCCAGCAAAAGAACGGCCTCCCCCAGAAAATCTACTCTGTTGTGGTACAGTTTTCTTGAAACTTGCTACTTTTTCATCCATATGGTGGTTTCCTTGTCTCGCATAGCCAGTTGCATAACGATTTCCTTTGGTGGAATTTGAGCAGGGAAGGTGCGTACACTTCCATCTGTATTTTCTGTACCAGCTCCGCCACCCCTATCTTTCCAGTTGACACCACCAGCTCCAGAAAGGGATGGTGCAGCAACACCAAATCCACAGAAATCCGGCACAACAACTTTGCATATTCATCGGTAAAATTTTCGATATAGGCAATTTTACTATCCTAATACTTAAAATGAAATGCCGAAATTTGGCTTCATGAAAAATTGTAGATTAGCATTTTGATTTGATTATACTGATGTTCCTCTTTTTTTGACCTTGTCAGGCTTCTGTTGCTTGTTGGCCTTCTCATGGCTTTGTGAATGGAAGTTTCAGTAGCCCGTACATAGCAGCCACACCAAACGATTTTTGCTATTGAAGATATTTATTACTGAGGGGTTAAAAGATTTACCGCTGAATTGATATTGACATTTATGTCCCCGATAGATTTACCATTGAAGATTTACTACTTAGTGTCTAAACGATCTATGCGTTGATGAACATTGATGTTAAACTATATATTGGCTAATTTTGATATGAGCTTTGAAATTAGTGCTGATGTtacaatattttcttttatggTTTTGCAAATTTATCAATCAAATTTTATTGCCAATGTCGATAATTATTCCTCTATGAAGATGTctgtttgaattgtaaattatttgagatatttttactgtagcactttttgtaatgtgatgtatgtgagataaaaaggtaattgggaagataaaaaagtgcattgaaaattgtaatgatgatataagcaaataaattttggctaataattctctatccaaacaaacccgtaAATATTGAAAATGTAAGATGttgatataaatatatatttttagaaTGGATGTTTTTTGTCAAAACATTTGTGATGCAAAGATGTGAAAAATAACTGACTACAATCTTTTAACATTAGAATTGGTAATAGCATATTGCTGATTTCTTGTACTTGTTGTGCTAATCATCATAGACTACTACATTAAACATTCTgaagtctcttttttttttttgtggctaAATTGGCAATTCAAAAATTCATGTTTAAATAAAGGGGCCGAACTTTGCGCAAGAAAGATGAGGGCCATTTTTAGATTCACAGGTGGTTTTTGTTTCATTGAAAACTAGACCAATTTGACAGTCTTTGGGTGGGTGAGTGGAGAAAtttttttgaccaatttgaaAATCCTTGATGAATatagaaaacagaaaaacagcaaagaaaacagaaaaacagCCACAAACCAGGAACAGACATAACCTCGCAGTACAGCTCATTGTCTCAACACATGCCACCATAATGAAGCACCGATGCTTAACGTAATTAAGACTCCTCATCCTCTTTCATTTCATGTTGCTTAAAGattgatttgaacgcctaattacAACATGGTCTTGTAAGCATTGTCCGGTTGGAGGTGATCCAATGCTGTCCATGTCTCTTTATTATGTCAAGtgccaaaaacaacaaaaactgCATTTCTATAATGCCTCTCCAAACTTTCCTGTACATAAATTTGGTCCTAAAGATAACTAATTAGCTTAAACAATTTACTCATTATTCACCAGTCACATGTTCATTTTACGTCGTGTTTCATCAAAAATCCAAGTGCAATGTCTCGATTGTAAATCTGCGCGATGGTGGTGAAAGCCCTGAGCTAATTATTATAGTAGAATAGAACTTCAGGAATTGAAAGAATTGGAGACCAtgccacccaaaaaaaaaaaaaggagacaaaTATTGGGCAAGGGAAGTAAGTTGCAGGACTGCATTAGCCAAAACATTGTCATCAATGATAAGCCAGAACAGATTAATCTTGTGGTTGACACAATTTAAACATAAAGGAGGTGATGGTGACACCCTCCATGTCAATGTCTCTTCTCTGTTCCTTACTCCCCTTCTAACCTCTCTGTCTCAACTCAACTCTTAAGGGTCACAAAATTTgttaagtatttttttttacctaAAAGGGC containing:
- the LOC140035487 gene encoding monocopper oxidase-like protein SKS1, which translates into the protein MANLSDVACRVLPCKVWFWCMFLVVIAGGEDIFLEWHVALDTTIKPIISVNKPVITINGLFPGPLLNSTTNDIVHVNVFNHLDEPLLMTWNGIQQRLNSWQDGVSGTNCPIQPGQNWTYDFQMKDQIGSFFYFPSTNFQKAAGGFGPIRINNRIVIRVPFPKPEDEFDLLIGDWYNQSYKEVRSQLGSSSGQHNSPTWILINGKGPFGNPLTVAHESFTASPGKTYRFRISNVGTKFSLNFRIQNHKLLLVETEGSYTDQILLDSLDVHVGQSYSVLVTMDQNVADYYIVASPKLVDESNQASLVAVGALHYNGSNTPPNGPLPKGLDPFDILSSMHQAKQIRWNLTAGAARPNSQGSFNISKATISQNFNLHGGLAAEFNGILGYTVNNVSYLTPDTPLKLADYALNGSGVYSLDKYPANYTFPLTVKGTFVVSGIHKAYAEIVFVNNHEAIDSWHLDGFGFWAVGYGNGSWTPQSRTEYNIINPVVRSTVQVYPKGWTSVYAYLDNPGMWNLRSQILEYWYLGQELYIRVYDPDPNPAKERPPPENLLCCGKVRTLPSVFSVPAPPPLSFQLTPPAPERDGAATPNPQKSGTTTLHIHRLLLLVGLLMAL